A single region of the Microlunatus panaciterrae genome encodes:
- a CDS encoding DEDD exonuclease domain-containing protein, translating into MSTTGTLQDSFDDLGTHLSHVTFCVVDLETTGGAEDDSITEIGAVKVRGGEVLAEFQTLVNPHAHIPPLIAVLTGITNQMVAEAPALPQVLPAFLEFAGGTVLVAHNAGFDVGFLKRACARQEYPWPRLPVLDTVALARTILLRDEVPNCKLGTLAQHFRSATTPNHRALADARATVDVLHGLIERVGNLGVHTIEDLQEFTRRVSPQRRAKRGWAHDLPAKPGVYLFVADQDDQRHVLYVGKSRNIKTRVRTYFTASETRPRMDEMVRLATGVEAIPCETALQAEIFELRMIAAHSPRYNRRSKFPERQHWIKITQEAFPRLSLVRSVRDDRATYFGPFRRRQQAEDVVLALYDAFPIRQCTPRLSTRTTTPACALAGMGRCCAPCDGTTPVHTYALIVEQVRQALAGDARPVVSAMRERLHRLIRQQRFEEAATIRYRLETLAQAGRRFHRVRSLAGCPQIVAARREGPDWEIHVIRYGRLAAAGLATPSDVPQAVARAMVVTAETVERPIDPLPAAGIEETERIADWLEQPGVRLMEIEGDWMWPLHAVLTHADLVQYGLGTAALATA; encoded by the coding sequence ATGAGCACCACCGGCACACTGCAGGACTCGTTCGACGACCTCGGCACCCACCTGTCGCACGTCACCTTCTGTGTCGTCGACCTGGAGACCACCGGTGGGGCCGAGGACGACTCGATCACCGAGATCGGCGCGGTCAAGGTGCGCGGCGGTGAGGTGCTGGCCGAGTTCCAGACGCTGGTCAACCCGCATGCGCACATCCCGCCGCTGATCGCCGTACTGACCGGCATCACCAACCAGATGGTCGCCGAGGCCCCCGCGCTCCCGCAGGTGCTGCCGGCCTTCCTCGAGTTCGCCGGCGGCACCGTTCTGGTGGCTCACAATGCGGGCTTCGACGTCGGCTTCCTGAAACGGGCCTGCGCCCGGCAGGAGTACCCGTGGCCGCGGTTGCCCGTCCTGGACACGGTCGCGCTGGCCCGGACCATCCTGCTCCGCGACGAGGTGCCGAACTGCAAGCTCGGCACCTTGGCTCAGCATTTCCGCTCGGCCACCACCCCCAACCACCGCGCGCTGGCGGACGCCCGGGCCACCGTCGACGTGCTGCACGGCCTGATCGAGCGGGTCGGCAACCTCGGCGTGCACACCATTGAGGACCTGCAGGAGTTCACCCGGCGGGTCTCCCCGCAGCGACGGGCCAAGCGCGGCTGGGCCCATGACCTGCCTGCCAAGCCCGGGGTCTACCTGTTCGTCGCCGACCAGGACGACCAGCGGCACGTGCTGTACGTCGGCAAGAGCAGGAACATCAAGACCCGCGTGCGGACCTACTTCACCGCCTCCGAGACCCGACCACGAATGGACGAGATGGTCCGTCTCGCCACCGGTGTCGAGGCGATCCCCTGCGAGACGGCGCTGCAGGCGGAGATCTTCGAGCTGCGCATGATCGCCGCCCACAGTCCGCGCTACAACCGGCGGTCGAAGTTCCCCGAGCGCCAGCACTGGATCAAGATCACCCAGGAGGCCTTCCCCCGGCTGTCACTGGTACGCAGCGTCCGCGACGACCGGGCCACCTACTTCGGGCCGTTCCGGCGCCGCCAGCAGGCCGAGGACGTGGTGCTCGCGCTGTACGACGCCTTCCCGATCCGCCAGTGCACGCCCCGACTGAGCACCCGGACCACGACACCGGCCTGTGCGCTGGCCGGGATGGGCCGCTGCTGCGCCCCCTGCGACGGCACCACGCCGGTGCACACGTACGCGCTGATCGTCGAGCAGGTCCGGCAGGCGCTGGCCGGAGACGCCCGCCCGGTGGTGTCGGCGATGCGGGAGCGGCTGCATCGGCTGATCCGACAGCAGCGGTTCGAGGAGGCCGCGACCATCCGGTACCGGTTGGAGACCCTGGCTCAGGCGGGCCGACGGTTCCACCGGGTCCGCAGCCTGGCCGGCTGTCCGCAGATCGTCGCCGCCCGTCGGGAAGGCCCGGACTGGGAGATCCACGTCATCCGGTACGGCAGGCTGGCCGCAGCCGGCCTGGCGACCCCCTCCGACGTCCCGCAAGCGGTGGCGCGGGCGATGGTGGTCACCGCCGAGACGGTGGAGCGGCCGATCGACCCGCTGCCGGCAGCCGGGATCGAGGAGACCGAACGGATCGCCGATTGGCTGGAGCAGCCTGGCGTCCGGCTGATGGAGATCGAGGGCGACTGGATGTGGCCACTGCACGCGGTGCTGACCCATGCGGACCTGGTGCAGTACGGACTCGGCACAGCCGCCCTGGCGACCGCCTGA
- a CDS encoding NlpC/P60 family protein: MTSRTRTFLRNAALGVSAVALTATIFSGVPAAADPPLTIDEAKTQVTQLETEAAAIDQEYAGIQQKVAAGKKALKTKQADVAAQTAKVARMRNQVGQVALAQFQNRTIDTTAQLFFTSDTAGFLSQISTVEKVSENQNTVLQDFQREQANLAGLQRSAETDLSDLKKHEQKLKDLRAASDQKVLQAKAVLSKLTDQERRRLAAEEAARAAADRKAAESAQSAGSRSGTATSRSSDRTSKDAPSTSTGSGKGATALAFARRQLGKPYRYGSAGPDAYDCSGLTGAAWAAAGVSLARTSQAQFGNGRPVSRSELQPGDLVFFYSGLSHVALYAGNGQVIHASRPGKPIGYASVDSMPFAGARRPG; this comes from the coding sequence GTGACATCACGCACTCGTACGTTCCTGCGGAACGCTGCTCTGGGGGTTTCGGCAGTCGCTCTGACGGCGACCATCTTCTCCGGTGTGCCGGCAGCCGCCGACCCACCGCTCACCATTGACGAGGCCAAGACCCAGGTCACCCAGCTGGAAACCGAGGCGGCCGCCATCGACCAGGAGTACGCCGGCATCCAACAGAAGGTGGCCGCGGGCAAGAAGGCGCTGAAGACCAAGCAGGCAGACGTCGCGGCGCAGACCGCCAAGGTCGCCCGGATGCGCAACCAGGTCGGCCAGGTGGCGCTGGCGCAGTTCCAGAACCGCACCATCGACACCACTGCCCAGCTCTTCTTTACCTCGGACACAGCCGGGTTCCTGAGCCAGATCTCCACCGTGGAGAAGGTCAGCGAGAACCAGAACACCGTGCTGCAGGACTTCCAGCGGGAACAGGCCAACCTGGCCGGTCTGCAACGCTCGGCCGAGACCGACCTGAGTGACCTGAAGAAGCACGAGCAGAAGCTCAAGGACCTTCGCGCAGCCTCGGACCAGAAGGTCCTGCAGGCCAAGGCCGTGCTCAGCAAGCTCACCGACCAGGAGCGCCGCCGCCTCGCCGCGGAAGAGGCCGCCCGTGCCGCCGCCGACCGTAAGGCGGCCGAGAGTGCCCAGTCGGCGGGTTCGCGCTCCGGCACCGCGACCTCGCGCTCAAGCGATCGCACCTCCAAGGATGCTCCGTCGACCTCCACCGGATCCGGCAAGGGCGCCACCGCGCTGGCCTTCGCTCGCCGCCAGCTCGGCAAGCCGTACCGCTACGGCAGCGCCGGGCCGGACGCCTACGACTGCTCCGGCCTGACCGGCGCCGCCTGGGCCGCTGCTGGCGTCAGCCTCGCTCGGACCTCGCAGGCACAGTTCGGCAACGGACGTCCGGTGTCCCGATCGGAGCTGCAGCCCGGCGACCTGGTGTTCTTCTACAGCGGCCTCAGCCATGTCGCGCTGTACGCGGGCAACGGCCAGGTCATCCACGCCTCCCGGCCCGGCAAGCCCATCGGCTACGCCAGCGTCGACTCGATGCCCTTCGCCGGCGCCCGTCGCCCAGGCTGA